AGTATTAGCCAGCTCAGCGCAGGCTCGATTTGATAGGATTTTTTTACTAATCAATACTCCCATTTGGTAGTGGAACTTAAGTACCATATGGAACTAGATTCCATCGCCTTTCGAACTACACAGGCTTCAGACTATATGAACAAGGATGTTGATTTTCCGCTTGAGGCGATCTACGAGTGTGTAGCCTCCCCCGAGAAATACACCAGTGTACTTGCCGCACTTTCCGAGGTTTTGGGATCCAGCCATGCCTTTGTGGCCATGCGCAGCGGGGTCGATGACAGCCCGGTAGGGTTTTTTCAGAGCGGGTTTGACGAGGGGTATTTTGAGCGTTACCAAGCCCATTTTTATCAGGTAGACCTCTGGACCCACGGGCTGGCCCGATACAAGTTCAACGAATTCCATCCCAGCCATATCGTTTGTAATGACAAGGCGTTTCTCAACTCCGAAATCTATACAGACTTTGCCCAGCCAGCCGGAATCCGGCACAGTATCGGCCAGTTGAATGTCGAAAATGATCAGAATTTGATCACTGAAATTGCATTTATGCGCGGCAAGGATCGCCAGCACTACGCCGGCGATCAGGTGAAAACAGCAAATTTCTTCTCCCGACATTTACTGCATGCGTTAGCGCTATCCAACCGCTTACTCAGCTACCAAGCAATGAGCCACAATCTCGCATGCATTGTTGATCAGCTGGCCGAACCAGCGTTCATCTGTAACCGCGACGGGCAGGTGCAATATGCCAACGAAGCCGCCAACCGGTTTTTCCGCCGCTGCCCCTGGTTTACTGAAGCTGGCGGCTCGATCCGTATCTTTGATTCGTCGCTGAGGGCGCTGTTTCTTAATGGCCTGCAACACATTTGCGACAGCCACATTATCGGCAGCAAAACCGAGCTGGAACGTTCCTTCCAACAAGACGGTAGCCATTATCAATTGAGTTTTTCCGCACTGCCCTATTCCACCGTCATGTCCTGGGGGCGCAGTACATCCATCAGTTGTCTGATCAAATTAAAAATCATGCAGCACGAGCGGCAAATAAGCCCAGGCCAGATCGCCGAGGTATTTGGGCTTACAGAATCTGAAGCAACCACTGTCGCCTACCTTTGCAACGGCCTGAGTCCTGAAGACATCAGTGAAAAACGCGCGCTGAAAATCAGCTCCGTACGGCAACAAATCAAGGCTGCTTTGCAAAAAACCGACACCGGCTCACAGGCGCAATTGGTGAGTAAGGTGCTCAGGCTGCTGCTATAAGGAAAAAATGCCGCCGGTACGAGGGAGAGTGCCGGCGGCCAGCAGTATGAGATACCCAATAAACGCGAGAGGTCATCCCTGACCAAGCAAATGCTGCTGATCCATGAGCAGCACAAACTCATTGCAAGACCAGGAGGCAATGAGCATAGGGTTCAAGGCATTCATACAGCCACTACCAAATGGTAGGCATAAAAAAAGCCGCCAGCACGAGGGAGTGCACTGGCGGCCCGAAACCACGACTTCAAAAATTAATATCCGCTTGCAGCTGCAGATCGCACGCCGCTTCTGCTTCCAGTGCCGCCGGGGGTACCTGATCCTGATCGTTCACCGCCCGGTCGCCTGTGGGTAACACCAGTACACAGCGTGCGGCCTGGGTGCTTAAGCCGCTTGAATCCGTCACGGTGACCTCGAACCGGGCAAGGGTCTTGTGTTCCACTTCCGGTGCAAAAATGCGCAACCAGGGCTGGTCGGTGTCTGCCATATTGATGGCCGGGCCACCCAATTGACGCCAGTGGTAGGCGAGCTTCTCGCCGTCACAGTCATAGGCCGCCACCGGCAACATGACCCAACTGCCCCCCTCCACCAACAACAATCCGCCGGTACTGATCCGGGGCGGCGCATTGCTGCTGTCCGGCCCGGCTTCAAAGCAGCCGGTTAGCAGCGCAAGCAGCACCAACAGAGCAGTTTTAATTGGCGGGTAATTCAACTTTCCGGGCTCGCCTTCAACATCCTTAGGGCCAATATACAAAGCCCGGCGTTGAACCGGTGTGAAAGCTTATGAAATATGATTAATCGTTATAAAACAGGGACTTATCGTGAATTGTGAAACGGGGGCAACTAGTCTTTAGTGCTGCCTGAGGGCTGGATCAGGCCCTGAAGCTGAAGGTACAGCGCCTCCTGGGTGTCGGCCGCGCCCTGACCACCCCGGGTGACAACCTCCTGCAGGAAAGGAGGATTGACCACCAGTGTGTAGAACAACACCGGGATGGTGTTGCCGTCAGAGCGCAGGTCATCCAGTAATTCCAGGCCGGCAACCGGGTTGTCGTTGCGCCCCATGTCGGAAATGAGAAGATCAAACCGGTAGATGGCCATCAGCGTAAATGCGTCGGCCGATTCACGCACCTGATGCACGCCATAACCCAGGCTGCGCAGGTACTCGGCTTCTTCCTGGTTGTTTTCCGGGTGATCATCGACCCAGAGAATACGCACTTGCGTGGCCGGGTCTTCGCTATAGCGGAGCGGCTTCGGGTCTGGCCAAAACCACCAGCTGGCCCCCGACAGGACCAGACCACACACCATCGCAGTAAACAGAGGCCAGATACGCCGAGAGCCGGAGGCCGGCGAAGCCACCTGATGAGAGGTTATTTTACGGGCAAGCGGTGCTGCCAGCCGGTAACCGCGTCCGTGGCAGGTTTCAATAGCCGGGCCCGTGAGCCCGGCCTGCTTGAGCGCTTTGCGGGTATCGGCCACCAGGCGGGCTACCGATTGCTGGGTCACCACCCGGCCCGGCCAAAGCGAGGCCAGCAGATCGTCGTGGCTGACGATTTCCGGCATGGCTTCCACCAGCAATACCAACAACGCCAATTCCTTTTCGGCGAGCGATGCCGGCCCTGCCTCAGTCCGGAGTGAG
This region of Simiduia agarivorans SA1 = DSM 21679 genomic DNA includes:
- a CDS encoding DNA-binding HTH domain-containing protein encodes the protein MNKDVDFPLEAIYECVASPEKYTSVLAALSEVLGSSHAFVAMRSGVDDSPVGFFQSGFDEGYFERYQAHFYQVDLWTHGLARYKFNEFHPSHIVCNDKAFLNSEIYTDFAQPAGIRHSIGQLNVENDQNLITEIAFMRGKDRQHYAGDQVKTANFFSRHLLHALALSNRLLSYQAMSHNLACIVDQLAEPAFICNRDGQVQYANEAANRFFRRCPWFTEAGGSIRIFDSSLRALFLNGLQHICDSHIIGSKTELERSFQQDGSHYQLSFSALPYSTVMSWGRSTSISCLIKLKIMQHERQISPGQIAEVFGLTESEATTVAYLCNGLSPEDISEKRALKISSVRQQIKAALQKTDTGSQAQLVSKVLRLLL
- a CDS encoding winged helix-turn-helix domain-containing protein produces the protein MQYQFDPFTLDTDTPSLRTEAGPASLAEKELALLVLLVEAMPEIVSHDDLLASLWPGRVVTQQSVARLVADTRKALKQAGLTGPAIETCHGRGYRLAAPLARKITSHQVASPASGSRRIWPLFTAMVCGLVLSGASWWFWPDPKPLRYSEDPATQVRILWVDDHPENNQEEAEYLRSLGYGVHQVRESADAFTLMAIYRFDLLISDMGRNDNPVAGLELLDDLRSDGNTIPVLFYTLVVNPPFLQEVVTRGGQGAADTQEALYLQLQGLIQPSGSTKD